One window of the Desulforhopalus sp. genome contains the following:
- a CDS encoding NAD(P)H-dependent oxidoreductase, producing MSTYTIAVVVGSLRKESVNRALAQAIVKLGPADFRFNLVEIGDLPLYNQDSDGNPAESVIRLKETIRAASGVLFVTPEYNRSIPGVLKNALDQASRPYGQSAWAGKPAGILGVSPGPIGTAMAQQHLRNVLAYLDMPTLGQPEAFLQAKEGLIDASGNIGEGSRAFLQTWMDRFAEWVRHHK from the coding sequence ATGAGCACCTATACAATTGCCGTCGTAGTCGGCAGTTTACGGAAAGAATCGGTAAACAGAGCGCTTGCCCAGGCAATCGTCAAACTTGGCCCGGCAGACTTCAGATTCAATCTCGTCGAAATTGGCGATTTACCGCTGTACAACCAGGACAGTGATGGCAACCCCGCCGAATCTGTCATCCGGCTTAAAGAGACAATACGTGCCGCCAGCGGCGTATTGTTCGTCACCCCGGAGTATAACCGTTCCATCCCCGGTGTATTGAAAAATGCCCTTGATCAGGCATCTCGCCCGTATGGTCAGAGTGCCTGGGCGGGAAAACCAGCCGGAATCCTGGGAGTATCACCCGGCCCTATCGGCACGGCCATGGCGCAACAGCACCTTCGCAATGTCCTTGCCTACCTTGATATGCCTACCCTTGGCCAGCCGGAGGCTTTTCTGCAGGCTAAAGAGGGTTTGATCGACGCATCGGGAAACATCGGTGAAGGCAGCAGGGCCTTCCTGCAGACCTGGATGGACCGGTTTGCCGAATGGGTACGGCACCACAAATAA
- a CDS encoding GNAT family N-acetyltransferase, whose translation MQSQSNQDRENIYRFLYEIWSNEFRRSMAGMDHQRRIMKDDLDDTAHHFIAVDDSDRILGCVRANILGKTKLSDSLQRHLQPEKLIELFTGNGVGYASHFAVAPEARGKTVASLLIAALYQHYLNEGVLVGISYCALNLVSFYYQLGYRPYTENFRIDVGIRVPVVHCLRDFTYLNEIKSPLARICIKDLNDHGATARKIAERFPDFKRPGFSRIPVHHLWARLAHATSTDTTRNDHLFFGLSAEEQQIVGHRLSEIAFASGEYVYHRGETERGMGVLLSGCLGVEVAAGEDSRIINVVFPGEPFGEIASISGVRRTASLVALENSQAFLLPFDFLDRIGRADMGLGLKLAKRLLKTIAGRFVNLTDEAVLLAGPSRLALRVNRPAEAAPADAGKVQGRAESYRFRTLGDQEGESKRLISQATIGADLEFAVLGGLGLADGAKVLDLGSGPGVTSLLIAQRLPKAIVTGVEPEDLLRQKAKTLVASQGLENRCRFLKGTGDRIPLGNGEVDFSYARLLFQHLSNPLEVLSEMRRVTRQGGIITILDVDDRSNIIHPAPKGLEDLEKRIAQVQAANGGDRYVGRKLHGYMHATGLHNIAVEAIPITAAVLGREAFFSIVYSFKRQVLERAGELDEQTAAIFAALEESIAMPTTFAMTTVFAAHATVP comes from the coding sequence ATGCAATCGCAGAGTAATCAAGACCGTGAAAATATTTACCGATTCTTATATGAAATCTGGTCAAATGAATTTCGCCGGTCTATGGCGGGCATGGATCACCAACGCCGAATTATGAAGGATGACCTTGATGACACGGCACATCACTTCATCGCCGTCGATGATTCCGACCGGATCCTTGGCTGTGTACGTGCCAATATTCTTGGAAAAACAAAGCTTTCCGACTCCCTCCAAAGGCATTTACAACCGGAGAAGTTGATCGAGCTGTTTACCGGCAATGGTGTCGGATACGCATCACACTTTGCCGTCGCTCCCGAAGCCAGGGGAAAGACCGTCGCCTCGCTGCTCATTGCAGCCCTCTACCAACACTATCTCAACGAGGGGGTTCTTGTCGGTATTTCGTACTGCGCCCTCAATCTCGTTTCCTTTTATTATCAACTTGGCTATCGGCCATACACGGAAAATTTCAGAATTGATGTTGGTATTCGTGTCCCGGTTGTCCACTGTCTCCGCGATTTCACCTATCTGAATGAAATCAAGAGCCCTCTGGCCAGAATATGCATAAAGGATCTCAACGACCATGGCGCCACAGCCAGAAAGATTGCCGAGCGATTTCCGGATTTCAAGAGACCTGGCTTTTCCCGGATACCAGTGCATCACCTCTGGGCTCGACTTGCCCATGCCACCAGCACCGACACAACCCGCAATGATCATCTTTTTTTTGGCCTGTCTGCAGAGGAACAACAAATTGTTGGACATCGTCTTTCGGAAATAGCCTTTGCCTCCGGTGAATATGTGTACCACCGCGGTGAGACCGAGAGAGGAATGGGGGTACTGTTGTCCGGCTGTCTGGGGGTCGAGGTGGCCGCCGGAGAGGATTCCAGGATCATCAATGTCGTTTTCCCAGGCGAGCCATTTGGCGAAATTGCCAGTATCAGCGGGGTACGAAGGACGGCGAGCCTTGTCGCCCTCGAGAATTCGCAAGCCTTCCTCCTGCCCTTTGACTTCCTGGACCGAATCGGTCGGGCGGATATGGGGCTCGGACTCAAGCTTGCCAAAAGGCTTTTAAAGACCATTGCCGGGCGATTTGTCAATCTCACCGATGAGGCGGTTCTTCTTGCCGGGCCATCGAGGCTTGCGCTGCGGGTCAACCGACCTGCCGAGGCAGCACCGGCTGACGCCGGCAAGGTGCAAGGCCGAGCAGAATCCTACCGCTTTCGTACCCTTGGCGATCAGGAAGGTGAATCCAAGCGCCTGATAAGCCAGGCAACTATAGGTGCCGACCTTGAATTTGCCGTGCTTGGCGGCCTCGGCCTCGCCGACGGGGCAAAGGTTCTCGACCTCGGTTCCGGGCCAGGTGTCACTTCGCTCCTTATCGCTCAACGTCTGCCGAAGGCCATTGTCACCGGTGTTGAGCCCGAAGATCTCCTGCGACAGAAAGCGAAAACGCTCGTTGCCAGCCAAGGCCTGGAGAATCGGTGTCGATTCTTGAAAGGAACCGGCGACCGGATTCCTTTAGGCAATGGCGAGGTCGATTTCAGTTATGCCCGGTTGCTCTTCCAGCACCTTTCGAACCCCCTCGAAGTTCTGAGCGAAATGCGCCGTGTCACCCGCCAGGGAGGCATCATCACCATACTTGATGTCGATGATCGCTCCAATATTATCCACCCGGCACCGAAAGGGCTGGAAGATCTTGAAAAACGCATTGCCCAGGTGCAGGCAGCCAACGGCGGCGACCGTTATGTTGGCCGCAAACTCCATGGTTATATGCACGCAACGGGCCTGCATAATATCGCCGTGGAGGCCATCCCGATAACGGCTGCCGTCCTGGGACGCGAGGCATTTTTCTCTATTGTCTACAGCTTTAAACGCCAGGTGCTTGAACGTGCCGGAGAGCTTGACGAGCAGACCGCGGCAATCTTTGCAGCACTGGAAGAGAGTATCGCTATGCCGACAACATTTGCCATGACTACGGTTTTTGCTGCCCACGCAACGGTGCCTTAG
- the lon gene encoding endopeptidase La: MDDFSNNEDMEIPEVLPMMAVRDVVVFNYMIIPLFVGRPGSVEAVNEALGANKLLMLVTQKDATKDNPDKEDLYQVGMVCMVMRTLKLPDGRLKVLVQAMSKARIKSFIRTEPSYQVSVEVIEETEVKEITVVTEALMRSVREQTEKIMSLRGILSADLMMIINNIEEPGRLADLVGSNLRLKIAESQLILEETDPEKRLKLVSDLLTKELEVSTVQAKIQNDAKEEMSKSQREYFLREQLHALQKELGDVDDRTQEIDELERKLKKMKMPKSIRKEALKQLSRMEMMHPDSSEATIIRTYIDWIIDVPWKKSTVDILDLVAAKQVLDDDHHGLDKVKERILEYLAVRKLNPGTKGPILCFVGPPGVGKTSLGQSIARAMGRKFYRLSLGGMRDEAEIRGHRRTYIGAMPGRIVQGLKTVASNNPVFMMDEIDKIGSDYRGDPSSALLEVLDPEQNFEFSDHYMNLPIDLSKVMFITTANMSDTIPSPLLDRMEVIRLSGYTLEEKVVIARKYLLPRQIKQNGLKASQLKMDDEILQYITTHYTYEAGLRNLEREIGKVCRKTARKIAEGGKGPYVITGRNIDRYLGPPKTIPESEIERLEQPGLVTGLAWTEVGGEILQIEVNLMPGKGKLTLTGQLGDVMKESAQAALTYCRSRSAELGLAEDHFEKIDIHIHVPAGATPKDGPSAGITMATALYSAITGKTVIGKLAMTGEVTLRGRVLPIGGLKEKALAALRAGINKVIIPDQNKKDLEEIPKDIREKMEFFPVKDMDEVVRIAFAGASQKKAKKAAVKQSSTGV, translated from the coding sequence ATGGACGATTTTTCCAATAACGAAGATATGGAAATTCCGGAAGTTCTGCCGATGATGGCGGTTCGCGATGTGGTAGTCTTCAACTATATGATTATCCCGCTGTTTGTCGGCCGTCCCGGTTCGGTCGAGGCCGTCAACGAGGCCCTGGGGGCCAATAAACTGCTGATGCTCGTCACCCAGAAAGACGCCACCAAGGATAATCCCGACAAGGAAGATCTCTATCAGGTGGGGATGGTTTGCATGGTCATGCGAACCTTGAAGCTGCCCGATGGACGGCTGAAGGTGCTCGTGCAGGCGATGTCCAAGGCCAGGATCAAGAGCTTTATCCGCACCGAGCCGTCCTACCAGGTGTCGGTCGAGGTCATCGAAGAGACCGAGGTCAAGGAGATTACCGTTGTCACCGAGGCCCTGATGCGATCGGTGCGCGAGCAGACGGAGAAGATCATGTCGCTGCGCGGCATTCTCTCCGCCGACCTGATGATGATCATCAATAATATCGAGGAGCCCGGCCGTCTGGCCGATCTGGTTGGTTCGAACCTGCGGCTGAAGATTGCCGAGTCGCAGCTCATTCTTGAAGAGACCGACCCGGAGAAGCGCCTCAAGCTGGTCAGCGACCTGCTCACCAAGGAACTGGAGGTATCGACGGTCCAAGCGAAGATCCAGAATGACGCGAAGGAGGAGATGAGCAAGTCGCAGCGCGAATATTTCCTCCGCGAGCAGCTGCACGCCCTGCAGAAAGAGCTCGGCGATGTCGATGATCGCACCCAGGAGATCGACGAGCTGGAGCGCAAGCTGAAAAAGATGAAGATGCCGAAGAGCATCCGCAAGGAGGCCTTGAAACAGCTCAGCCGGATGGAGATGATGCACCCCGACTCCTCCGAGGCGACGATCATCCGCACCTATATCGACTGGATTATTGACGTGCCCTGGAAGAAGAGCACGGTCGACATACTCGATCTGGTGGCGGCCAAGCAGGTTCTCGACGACGACCACCACGGTCTCGATAAGGTGAAGGAGCGGATCCTCGAATATCTGGCGGTACGCAAACTCAATCCGGGCACCAAGGGGCCGATCCTCTGCTTTGTCGGCCCTCCGGGCGTTGGCAAGACCTCACTTGGGCAGAGTATCGCCCGGGCTATGGGGCGGAAATTCTACCGGCTGTCGCTTGGCGGCATGCGCGACGAGGCGGAGATCCGCGGTCACCGGCGCACTTATATCGGTGCCATGCCCGGGCGGATTGTCCAGGGCCTGAAAACCGTTGCCTCCAATAACCCGGTCTTTATGATGGACGAGATCGACAAGATTGGTTCCGACTACCGCGGCGATCCTTCGTCGGCACTTCTGGAAGTGCTTGATCCGGAACAGAATTTCGAGTTCTCCGATCACTATATGAACCTGCCCATCGATCTGTCGAAGGTCATGTTCATTACCACCGCCAATATGAGTGACACCATCCCCAGTCCGCTGCTCGACCGGATGGAGGTTATTCGTCTGTCCGGGTATACCCTTGAAGAAAAGGTGGTTATCGCCAGGAAGTACCTGCTGCCCCGGCAGATCAAGCAAAACGGTCTCAAGGCCAGCCAGCTGAAGATGGATGATGAGATCCTGCAATACATCACCACCCACTATACCTATGAGGCCGGCCTGAGAAACCTTGAGCGGGAGATCGGCAAGGTATGCCGGAAGACGGCACGCAAAATCGCTGAAGGCGGTAAAGGGCCCTATGTCATCACCGGCCGCAATATCGACCGCTATCTTGGGCCGCCGAAGACCATCCCCGAATCGGAGATCGAGCGGCTTGAGCAGCCCGGTCTGGTCACCGGCCTGGCCTGGACCGAGGTGGGCGGGGAGATCCTGCAGATCGAGGTCAATCTCATGCCCGGCAAGGGCAAGTTGACCCTCACTGGCCAGCTCGGTGATGTCATGAAGGAGTCGGCCCAGGCGGCGCTCACCTATTGCCGCAGCCGTTCGGCGGAATTGGGGCTTGCCGAGGATCATTTCGAGAAGATCGACATCCACATCCATGTGCCCGCCGGGGCCACCCCGAAGGACGGCCCGTCCGCCGGTATCACCATGGCCACCGCTTTGTATTCGGCAATCACCGGCAAGACGGTCATCGGCAAGCTGGCGATGACTGGCGAGGTCACCCTCCGCGGCCGCGTCCTGCCGATCGGCGGTCTGAAGGAAAAGGCCCTGGCCGCCCTGCGTGCCGGGATCAACAAGGTCATCATTCCCGATCAGAACAAGAAGGATCTGGAAGAAATCCCCAAGGATATCCGCGAGAAGATGGAGTTCTTCCCGGTCAAGGACATGGACGAGGTGGTACGGATAGCCTTTGCCGGCGCTTCTCAGAAAAAAGCCAAAAAGGCCGCTGTGAAGCAGAGTTCGACTGGAGTCTGA
- the mltG gene encoding endolytic transglycosylase MltG, with product MAILCCIIPVLLLSGWLALYGLRPGPQARWENAVVTIPRGSSIQGIAAILAEKRIIDEDLRFFILAKVSGYGGMLKAGEFRLDTGKNPLEVLKMLAAAKPIQHSVTIREGLRASEIAAIFAEGGWFDPRSFANLLVDKEFIAKQGLAGVDSLEGYLYPDTYILTRDGRGAEKIMSLMVGRFNKVWEEITAKHGEKPDREKTVVLASMVEKETGAAAERPLIAGVFLNRLQQGMRLQSDPTVVYGLEHFSGTITRADLQTATPYNTYVVAGLPAGPICSPGKEALLAVLAPTPTRDLYFVSKNDGTHHFSETLAEHNNAVQRYQRRKVK from the coding sequence GTGGCAATCCTCTGTTGTATTATACCGGTGCTGCTTCTTTCCGGCTGGCTCGCCCTGTATGGCCTTCGTCCCGGCCCGCAGGCCCGCTGGGAAAATGCCGTGGTCACCATCCCCCGTGGTTCATCCATTCAGGGAATAGCCGCCATTCTCGCGGAAAAGCGGATCATTGACGAGGATCTGCGCTTTTTCATCCTGGCGAAGGTCTCCGGCTATGGCGGTATGCTGAAGGCCGGTGAATTTCGCCTCGATACCGGCAAGAATCCCCTGGAAGTATTAAAGATGCTGGCTGCGGCCAAGCCGATTCAACACTCCGTCACCATCCGTGAGGGGCTGCGGGCAAGCGAGATCGCGGCAATCTTTGCCGAGGGCGGCTGGTTTGATCCGCGCAGCTTCGCCAACCTGCTGGTCGATAAGGAGTTTATCGCCAAACAGGGCCTGGCCGGGGTGGACAGCCTGGAGGGCTACCTGTATCCCGACACCTACATCCTGACGAGAGACGGCCGGGGGGCGGAAAAGATCATGAGCCTTATGGTCGGCCGTTTCAACAAGGTCTGGGAAGAGATCACCGCCAAGCACGGCGAAAAACCTGACCGGGAAAAAACGGTGGTCCTGGCTTCTATGGTCGAAAAAGAGACCGGGGCCGCGGCCGAGCGGCCTCTCATCGCCGGAGTGTTTCTCAACCGCTTGCAGCAGGGGATGCGCCTGCAATCCGACCCGACGGTGGTCTACGGCCTGGAACATTTCTCCGGAACAATTACCCGCGCCGACCTGCAGACGGCAACTCCGTATAATACCTATGTCGTCGCCGGACTGCCCGCCGGACCGATTTGCAGCCCCGGCAAGGAGGCCCTGCTGGCGGTGCTTGCCCCGACGCCGACCAGAGACTTGTACTTTGTGTCAAAAAATGACGGGACCCACCATTTTTCTGAAACTCTTGCCGAACACAACAATGCCGTGCAACGCTATCAACGCCGGAAGGTCAAGTAG
- a CDS encoding NAD+ synthase: MKIALIQLNPVIGDFENNCAKIVEWAGKARARGCSLAIFPELAISGYPPQDLLERPSFLLAHDRAVARLICELPQDIDVMFGCFEKRDGQRGKALYNTALVARQGKIVYRAHKQLLPSYDVFDETRYFEPGQPSGLYQVQGLTFGVTVCEDVWSDEVNQYQVQPVADIVARAKQKGLKIDALINISASPFQRDKEKIRKGIFEKICRSHGLPFLYCNQIGGQDSLLFDGRSLVMDSSGTTVAQAHGFCEDMILVDSDGWQGEMHGAPLISEQEAVYRGLCMGLGDYVRKCGFSSVVLGLSGGIDSALTAAIAVDALGPDKVLGVALPSPYSSPDSMEDAQQLAANLGCRFTVLPIAELFDTFRSNLAGLFAGLGEDITEQNLQARIRGNLLMALSNKFGHLLLTTGNKSEMAVGYCTLYGDMSGGLAVISDVPKQLVYELAAYVNRNREIIPERTITKAPTAELKPDQKDQDDLPPYEVLDQILELHLEQGKGRAEIVALGFADKMVSDILRRVRINEYKRKQAPMGLKVTTKAFGYGRRYPNVQNFRE; the protein is encoded by the coding sequence GTGAAGATTGCCCTCATTCAGCTGAATCCGGTTATCGGTGATTTTGAGAACAATTGCGCGAAGATAGTCGAATGGGCCGGGAAGGCCAGGGCGCGGGGCTGCAGTCTGGCGATTTTTCCGGAACTGGCAATCTCCGGCTATCCGCCCCAGGACCTTCTCGAAAGACCGTCTTTTCTTCTGGCACACGACCGTGCTGTGGCAAGGCTTATTTGCGAGCTCCCCCAGGATATCGATGTCATGTTCGGCTGTTTTGAAAAGCGGGACGGCCAGCGGGGCAAGGCTCTGTATAACACCGCCCTGGTCGCCCGGCAGGGCAAAATCGTCTACCGGGCCCATAAGCAATTGCTGCCCTCCTACGACGTCTTTGATGAAACAAGGTATTTCGAGCCGGGACAACCTTCCGGGCTGTATCAGGTGCAGGGCCTGACTTTCGGTGTCACTGTTTGTGAAGATGTGTGGAGCGACGAGGTCAACCAATACCAGGTGCAACCGGTTGCCGACATCGTTGCCAGGGCGAAACAAAAGGGGCTGAAAATCGATGCCCTTATCAACATCTCGGCCTCGCCTTTTCAGCGCGATAAAGAAAAGATCCGCAAAGGGATTTTTGAGAAAATCTGCCGGTCGCACGGCCTGCCCTTTCTCTACTGCAACCAGATCGGCGGCCAAGATTCCCTGCTTTTCGACGGACGGAGCCTGGTCATGGACAGCAGCGGCACGACCGTCGCCCAGGCCCATGGTTTCTGCGAAGACATGATTCTTGTCGACAGCGACGGCTGGCAGGGTGAGATGCATGGCGCGCCGCTGATCTCCGAGCAGGAGGCGGTGTACCGGGGGCTGTGTATGGGGCTTGGTGATTATGTGCGCAAATGTGGCTTTTCTTCGGTGGTTCTCGGCTTGTCAGGCGGTATTGACTCCGCCCTGACGGCAGCCATTGCCGTCGATGCCCTGGGACCGGACAAGGTCCTGGGAGTGGCTCTGCCTTCTCCGTACAGTTCGCCTGATTCCATGGAAGATGCCCAGCAGCTAGCCGCAAACCTCGGCTGTCGCTTTACTGTCTTGCCGATTGCCGAGTTGTTTGACACCTTTCGCAGTAACCTTGCCGGACTCTTTGCAGGACTTGGCGAGGACATCACCGAACAGAACCTTCAGGCGCGCATCAGGGGCAATCTGCTGATGGCCTTATCCAATAAATTTGGTCATTTGCTCCTCACCACCGGCAACAAGAGTGAAATGGCCGTCGGCTATTGCACCCTCTACGGCGATATGAGCGGTGGTCTGGCGGTGATTTCCGATGTTCCCAAACAGCTGGTCTATGAGCTGGCGGCCTACGTCAACAGAAACCGCGAGATCATCCCGGAGAGGACCATTACCAAGGCGCCGACCGCCGAACTGAAGCCGGACCAGAAGGACCAGGACGATCTGCCGCCCTATGAGGTCCTTGATCAGATCCTCGAATTGCATCTCGAACAAGGCAAGGGCCGGGCAGAGATCGTCGCCCTCGGTTTTGCCGACAAAATGGTCAGCGACATTTTGCGCCGGGTACGCATCAATGAATATAAGCGCAAACAGGCGCCAATGGGCCTGAAGGTGACCACCAAGGCCTTCGGCTATGGCCGCCGCTACCCGAATGTCCAGAATTTCCGGGAATAA
- the hflX gene encoding GTPase HflX encodes MAAKRVGRDLIINPEMAKALCQVSFELNRQIGMLVHRSGKVENIIVGSHSQIVIPPLGNVRASGGRLRGLRLIHTHLSGEDISDEDLMDLLFLRLDLLSVIKVAADGLPERMYSTHLVPGGKDGKNWAFLAPVHPANQSDSIDELIATVEGELSAGHKGKAVDQKIDRAILISVTTDPKGRAEDSLAELSELARSDNVLVLETVLQRRSQINPRLILGKGKLADIMIRALQLDANLLIFNQELNPSQIRSITDFTDLRVIDRTQLILDIFANRAMSREGKLQVEMAQLKYMLPRLSSRDDALSRLTGGIGARGPGETKLEIDRRRINDRLTRLAKELQQVSMERYRRRAKRRKKELPVLSLVGYTNAGKSTLLNTLTNSDIIAEDKLFATLDPTSRRLRFPTELEVIITDTVGFIDNLPADLLQAFMATLEELKEADLLVHVVDVSSPSYRDKMAVVEKLLNELELGSLPRMTLFNKIDLLSLEERQQVLLHSANEGFAISAIHAETLRGFLYQAEQIIGKVLDAQSGPQVEA; translated from the coding sequence TTGGCCGCCAAGCGGGTAGGGCGGGATTTGATCATCAACCCGGAGATGGCCAAGGCGCTCTGCCAGGTGTCGTTTGAGTTGAACCGGCAGATAGGCATGCTGGTGCACCGTTCCGGTAAGGTTGAAAACATCATTGTCGGCAGCCATTCCCAAATCGTTATTCCTCCCCTTGGCAATGTGCGTGCCTCCGGCGGCAGGCTGCGCGGCCTGCGCCTCATTCACACCCATTTGTCGGGTGAGGATATCAGCGACGAAGACCTGATGGACTTGCTCTTTTTGCGCCTTGATTTGCTGTCGGTGATCAAGGTGGCGGCTGATGGCCTGCCAGAGAGAATGTACTCAACGCACCTTGTCCCCGGCGGCAAGGACGGCAAAAACTGGGCCTTTCTTGCGCCAGTTCATCCGGCAAACCAAAGTGATTCCATCGATGAGTTGATTGCTACCGTTGAAGGGGAACTGAGCGCCGGTCATAAAGGCAAGGCCGTCGATCAGAAGATCGACCGGGCTATCCTCATTAGCGTCACAACCGACCCGAAGGGCCGGGCTGAGGACTCGCTTGCCGAACTGTCCGAACTTGCCCGGTCGGATAATGTCCTGGTGCTGGAAACGGTATTGCAGCGGCGCAGCCAGATCAATCCCCGCCTCATTCTCGGCAAGGGAAAGCTTGCCGACATCATGATCCGCGCCCTGCAGCTTGATGCCAACCTCTTGATATTTAACCAGGAGCTCAACCCTTCGCAGATCAGATCGATCACCGATTTCACCGATTTGCGGGTCATTGACCGCACCCAGCTCATCCTCGATATCTTTGCCAACAGGGCGATGAGCCGGGAGGGCAAGCTGCAGGTGGAGATGGCCCAGCTGAAATACATGCTCCCCAGGCTGTCGTCGCGCGACGATGCCCTGTCGCGGCTGACCGGCGGGATAGGAGCACGGGGACCGGGTGAGACCAAGCTCGAAATCGACCGGCGGCGAATTAATGACCGGCTGACCCGCCTTGCCAAGGAGCTGCAGCAGGTGAGCATGGAACGCTATCGCCGCCGGGCCAAGCGGCGCAAGAAGGAGCTGCCGGTCCTTTCCCTGGTTGGGTATACCAATGCCGGAAAATCGACCCTGCTCAACACCCTCACCAACAGCGATATCATCGCCGAGGACAAGCTCTTTGCCACCCTCGATCCGACCAGCCGAAGGCTGCGCTTTCCAACGGAACTGGAGGTTATTATCACCGATACCGTCGGCTTTATCGACAACCTGCCCGCCGACCTCCTCCAGGCCTTTATGGCCACCCTGGAAGAACTCAAGGAGGCGGACCTTCTTGTCCACGTAGTCGATGTGTCAAGCCCGTCCTACCGCGATAAGATGGCGGTGGTGGAAAAGTTGTTGAATGAACTGGAGCTTGGTTCTCTGCCGAGGATGACGCTCTTTAATAAGATAGACCTTCTTTCCCTGGAGGAGCGGCAGCAGGTGCTGTTACATTCAGCGAATGAGGGATTTGCCATCAGCGCCATACACGCCGAAACACTACGGGGCTTTTTGTACCAGGCGGAGCAGATAATCGGTAAGGTCTTGGACGCCCAATCAGGGCCGCAGGTAGAAGCCTAA
- a CDS encoding PilZ domain-containing protein: MIEQAPAHKSFVKSNDEATIICPSCKSAKIIAVREFRHRLHMLKVKCRCGYAFKVQLEFRRHYRKPTNKLPATYDLIKPATGGGIAKVVNLSLSGACFEVRGIHDLKIGQKGMLVFTLDNRKETVLKKSIIIRTVANNRIGCEFLEDQAFEKDLGFYLRP; this comes from the coding sequence ATGATAGAACAAGCACCCGCCCATAAGTCATTTGTCAAATCAAACGACGAGGCCACGATAATCTGCCCGAGCTGCAAAAGCGCCAAGATTATCGCTGTCCGGGAATTCCGGCATCGTCTGCATATGCTGAAAGTGAAATGCCGATGCGGCTACGCCTTCAAAGTGCAGCTGGAATTCCGTCGTCATTACCGGAAGCCGACCAACAAACTCCCTGCCACCTATGACCTCATTAAACCGGCCACGGGCGGCGGCATAGCGAAGGTTGTCAACCTCAGCCTGAGTGGCGCCTGCTTTGAGGTGCGCGGTATTCATGACCTGAAAATAGGCCAGAAGGGAATGCTGGTCTTCACCCTGGACAACCGCAAGGAGACGGTCCTTAAGAAGAGCATCATCATCAGGACCGTCGCCAACAACCGCATTGGTTGTGAATTTCTGGAAGATCAAGCCTTTGAAAAGGATTTAGGCTTCTACCTGCGGCCCTGA
- the pyrE gene encoding orotate phosphoribosyltransferase, with the protein MDERQRLKEILLEKSYRQGTFTLTSGKTSDFYIDGKQTALSAEGAFLCGKLLFELLQKSPTPIHAVGGMTLGADPLVTAVSIASYLAGKPIPAFIVRKEAKGHGTANYIEGLKNMPPGCTVALLEDVVTTGGTLIKVIERVEAAGFKVGLIATIIERQEGGTEALAKAGYTLQALFTREQLLQ; encoded by the coding sequence ATGGACGAAAGACAACGACTTAAGGAAATTCTTCTCGAAAAATCATACCGTCAGGGCACCTTTACCCTCACCTCCGGGAAGACCTCCGACTTCTATATCGACGGCAAGCAAACCGCATTGAGTGCCGAAGGGGCCTTTCTCTGTGGCAAATTGCTGTTTGAACTGTTGCAAAAATCACCCACCCCCATTCATGCAGTCGGCGGCATGACCCTCGGCGCCGATCCACTGGTAACGGCGGTGTCCATCGCCAGCTATCTGGCCGGCAAACCGATCCCAGCCTTCATAGTCCGTAAAGAGGCCAAAGGCCACGGCACCGCTAACTATATCGAAGGTCTGAAAAACATGCCCCCCGGCTGCACCGTCGCCCTGCTCGAAGATGTAGTGACCACCGGCGGCACCCTGATCAAGGTCATTGAAAGGGTGGAGGCGGCGGGATTTAAGGTCGGCCTCATCGCCACGATCATCGAGCGGCAGGAAGGTGGCACCGAGGCCCTTGCCAAGGCCGGTTATACCCTGCAGGCACTCTTCACCCGCGAGCAACTTCTCCAGTAG